In Periplaneta americana isolate PAMFEO1 chromosome 4, P.americana_PAMFEO1_priV1, whole genome shotgun sequence, one DNA window encodes the following:
- the RpS3 gene encoding small ribosomal subunit protein uS3A, with translation MANPISKKRKFVGDGVFKAELNEFLTRELAEDGYSGVEVRVTPTRTEIIIMATRTQNVLGEKGRRIRELTSVVQKRFSFPEHSVELYAEKVATRGLCAIAQAESLRYKLIGGLAVRRACYGVLRFIMESGAKGCEVVVSGKLRGQRAKSMKFVDGLMIHSGEPTNDYVDTATRHVLLRQGVLGIKVKIMLPWDPNGKTGPKKPLPDNVSVVEPKEEILPTVPMSDVKASKPDAPPIAVAAPM, from the exons ATGGCTAACCCCATAAGCAAGAAAAGGAAG TTCGTTGGCGATGGTGTATTTAAAGCTGAGTTAAACGAGTTCTTAACTCGTGAATTGGCAGAAGATGGTTACTCGGGAGTGGAAGTTCGGGTAACCCCAACTCGTACCGAAATTATCATTATGGCGACTCGTACACAGAATGTACTGGGGGAAAAGGGCCGTCGTATTAGAGAATTGACATCAGTAGTTCAGAAGAGATTCAGCTTCCCAGAACACTCCGTTGAACTGTATGCCGAGAAGGTAGCGACGAGAGGTCTGTGTGCTATTGCTCAGGCCGAATCCTTACGTTACAAGCTAATTGGCGGCCTTGCTGTCAGGAG AGCATGTTATGGTGTTCTGCGTTTCATCATGGAGAGTGGAGCTAAGGGGTGTGAGGTTGTGGTCTCTGGGAAGCTTAGAGGACAGAGAGCCAAGTCCATGAAGTTCGTGGATGGGCTGATGATTCACAGTGGGGAACCAACAAATGATTATGTAGACACTGCTACACGCCACGTTCTACTTAGACAGG GAGTGTTGGGAATCAAGGTCAAGATTATGTTGCCATGGGATCCCAATGGCAAGACTGGCCCTAAGAAGCCTCTTCCAGATAATGTATCAGTCGTTGAACCAAAGGAAGAGATCTTGCCGACAGTGCCCATGAGTGATGTAAAGGCATCTAAACCTGATGCCCCTCCCATTGCTGTTGCTGCCCCAATGTGA
- the LOC138698467 gene encoding cathepsin O-like: MAVVWRRVVWGVCIVGLCFFGIPIRVHKSDELNIEEMFKDFLQKYNKLYATNETEYSRRYNYFKESLKLIEEMNKNRPTNQSALYGVTRYSDLSPEEFAELHLQPSLPMHMNLSRLKGNQNTHAYRPKHVNSIYKRALADHLPSSVDWRKKNVITKVRNQKTCGACWAFSTVETIESMYAIRKGTLQTLSVQELIDCAGYGNLGCEGGDTCSLLEWLIDNKTRIETDGKYPLTWTTQTCKLKGTEQGIQITNFTCQYLVGSEEEILSYLYHHGPVSVAINALNWQNYLGGIIQFHCDASPQHINHAVQIVGYELNTEVPYYIVRNSWGPEFGDDGYLYIAVGENLCGLATEVSTVDVQ; encoded by the exons ATGGCGGTGGTGTGGAGAAGAGTTGTGTGGGGAGTTTGTATTGTAGGGTTGTGTTTTTTTGGAATTCCTATAAGAGTACATAAAAGTGATGAACTTAATATAGAAGAAATGTTCAAGGActtcttacaaaaatataataaattgtatgcAACAAATGAAACTGAGTATTCTAGGCGGTATAATTATTTCAAG GAGTCGCTAAAGTTaattgaagaaatgaataaaaacagGCCTACAAATCAAAGTGCGCTTTACGGAGTAACAAGATATTCAGACTTATCACCAGAAGAGTTTGCAGAGCTTCATTTGCAGCCTTCTCTTCCAATGCATATGAATTTGTCAAGACTGAAGGGTAATCAGAATACTCatgcatataggcctaaacatgttAACAGCATTTACAAGAGGGCACTGGCAGATCATCTTCCTTCGAGCGTTGAttg GAGAAAGAAGAACGTTATAACGAAAGTTCGAAATCAGAAAACATGTGGAGCATGCTGGGCTTTCAGTACTGTAGAAACAATTGAATCTATGTATGCAATACGTAAAGGAACGTTGCAAACACTTAGTGTCCAAGAG CTGATTGATTGTGCTGGATATGGTAATTTGGGCTGTGAAGGTGGAGACACATGCAGTCTACTTGAGTGGTTGATTGACAATAAGACTAGAATTGAAACAGATGGTAAATATCCTCTTACATGGACGACTCAGACTTGCAAGCTAAAAGG GACGGAACAGGGTATTCAAATAACAAATTTCACATGTCAATa CTTGGTGGGTTCAGAAGAAGAGATCCTGTCGTACTTGTATCATCATGGTCCAGTTTCAGTTGCTATTAACGCACTTAACTGGCAGAATTATTTGGGAGGAATAATTCAGTTTCATTGTGATGCTAGCCCCCAGCATATCAATCATGCAGTCCAGATTGTCGGCTATGAGTTAAATACAGAAGTGCCTTATTATATTGTTCGAAACTCATGGGGTCCTGAATTCGGAGACGATGGATATCTCTACATTGCTGTAGGAGAAAATCTGTGTG ggtTGGCTACAGAAGTATCTACAGTTGATGTCCAGTGA